A DNA window from Hordeum vulgare subsp. vulgare chromosome 1H, MorexV3_pseudomolecules_assembly, whole genome shotgun sequence contains the following coding sequences:
- the LOC123438278 gene encoding uncharacterized protein LOC123438278 encodes MGNRSRPSVAKETMEPIDEETESPSRAAQLKCPDGNSGEMRLNRIPNFHCKSLPSRRREENPEDSIMHSRGSMYQSSSDVSRLRKLQEGRKKLDSIHERDAFMSFGTIDSSSQPSTSAAYLVPQRSSSCKSRSSMNITRGFSQDTRELLDISSREVPNDNLRLGRPRKDCNLLKEDVRDSFLGLSLEEDNATCPGANATPHLLETSSSKGTISNCQPPVGLHPDRSNHGRIDSVSNLPKSLSAKVGVCDATCPSESVHGVDGKKKSRSSAFKKILDPFMKSKSLRNPSLMEMEDAKCGNPPVRGKDSALRKSLLSGISRSDQTPTPKCQASGEARPITVTSSPTHLHAVLKLDPDNGAFGFEFCTKGPEESIYANTWKSGNELNWIYTFHSVGKRSSTVGRTSKDRHGWLPPIVGQMHVSSYLYSEVEEDGILNNSATSEFVLYDIAHARRSSAVDRVQCTDSTQPPFCNVVKNSISRESLERNNQMERQNTARNNSDASVSCLWSQEDLHPHLEVAAVVVQVPFHKTRSQELKTGSSPGTVKVVTAGGAHGLPRDDETSPSPLLNRLKSGGRCDCGGWDMSCPIVVLENAYDSYWVDSVMNEGKHPMELFIKGNQEVLPALSMKVDGKGDFSVDFHARLSALQAFSVCISLLHCSEASPAIGIEKFKHKLYSSSMKMLLKEEVKQLIGSVTGKEKKKVKRRKGKTPVVNGPPFSPMGRV; translated from the exons ATGGGGAACCGATCTCGGCCCAGTGTAGCCAAGGAGACCATGGAACCGATTGACGAGGAAACAGAGAGTCCTAGCAGGGCAGCACAACTGAAATGCCCGGATGGAAACTCGGGCGAAATGCGCCTCAACAGGATCCCAAATTTTCATTGCAAGAGTCTGCCTTCAAGACGACGCGAGGAAAACCCAGAAGATAGCATCATGCATAGTCGTGGTTCTATGTACCAGAGCTCCAGCGATGTCAGCAGACTAAGGAAACTCCAAGAGGGGAGGAAGAAGTTAGACTCTATACACGAAAGAGATGCATTCATGTCATTTGGGACCATCGATTCGTCCTCTCAGCCCAGCACAAGTGCAGCTTACTTGGTTCCGCAACGGAGCAGTTCATGCAAGTCGAGGTCTTCTATGAACATAACCCGTGGATTTAGTCAAGATACCAGGGAGCTTCTGGATATTTCCTCGCGTGAGGTTCCTAATGACAACTTGAGGCTTGGAAGGCCACGCAAGGACTGCAATTTGTTAAAAGAGGATGTAAGAGACAGTTTCCTGGGGTTATCGCTTGAAGAAGACAATGCCACGTGTCCCGGCGCAAATGCTACTCCTCATTTGCTAGAAACCAGCAGTAGCAAAGGTACAATATCAAATTGCCAACCTCCTGTTGGCCTTCATCCTGATAGGAGTAATCATGGCAGAATAGATTCAGTGAGTAATCTCCCCAAGTCCTTGTCAGCTAAGGTGGGTGTTTGTGATGCTACATGTCCATCAGAAAGTgttcatggtgttgatggcaAGAAAAAATCTCGATCTAGTGCATTTAAGAAAATTTTGGATCCTTTCATGAAGTCCAAATCTCTGAGGAATCCCTCCCTCATGGAAATGGAAGATGCAAAATGTGGTAATCCACCAGTTAGAGGAAAAGATAGTGCACTGCGCAAATCTTTGTTGAGTGGTATCTCAAGATCTGACCAAACGCCCACACCTAAATGCCAGGCGAGTGGGGAAGCCCGGCCTATCACAGTTACTTCATCGCCTACTCATTTGCATGCTGTTCTTAAACTGGATCCTGACAATGGTGCTTTTGGTTTTGAGTTCTGTACCAAGGGTCCAGAAGAATCCATTTACGCTAACACTTGGAAATCCGGAAACGAGCTGAATTGGATTTACACTTTCCATAGTGTTGGCAAACGATCAAGTACCGTGGGAAGGACCTCCAAGGATAGGCACGGTTGGCTGCCTCCAATTGTTGGCCAGATGCATGTGTCTTCCTATCTGTACTCTGAAGTTGAAGAAGATGGTATTTTAAATAACTCAGCCACTAGCGAGTTTGTTTTGTATGACATTGCTCATGCACGACGGAGCTCTGCCGTTGATAGAGTTCAGTGTACAGATTCCACTCAACCACCATTCTGCAATGTTGTTAAGAATTCAATCTCTAGGGAGTCTCTAGAGAGAAATAATCAGATGGAGCGGCAAAATACTGCAAGGAATAACTCAGATGCATCGGTATCTTGTCTTTGGTCCCAAGAAGATCTTCATCCTCATTTGGAGGTTGCAGCTGTTGTAGTCCAAGTGCCGTTTCATAAAACCCGGTCCCAAGAATTGAAAACTGGATCATCACCTGGTACAGTCAAAGTGGTTACAGCAGGTGGAGCACACGGCTTACCAAGGGATGATGAGACCAGTCCATCGCCGTTACTTAACCGTCTAAAGAGCGGGGGAAGGTGTGACTGTGGTGGATGGGACATGTCTTGCCCGATCGTTGTCCTTGAAAATGCATATGATAGTTATTGGGTCGATTCTGTGATGAATGAAGGCAAGCATCCCATGGAGCTATTTATTAAG GGTAACCAAGAAGTTCTCCCTGCCCTTTCCATGAAAGTAGATGGGAAAGGAGATTTCTCAGTGGATTTCCATGCACGACTATCAGCGCTGCAGGCATTCTCAGTCTGCATATCTTTGCTTCACTGTTCCGAAGCTTCTCCGGCCATTGGTATAGAGAAATTCAAGCACAAGCTCTATTCCAGTTCAATGAAAATGCTCCTCAAAGAAGAAGTGAAGCAGTTAATCGGATCAGTAAcagggaaagagaagaagaaagtgaagaggaGGAAAGGAAAAACTCCGGTGGTCAACGGCCCTCCCTTCTCACCCATGGGAAGAGTATAG